A segment of the Siphonobacter curvatus genome:
AGTAGCGTACGCAGAGCTAAATGTTTCCTTCATTCTCAAAGAATTTTAGCCTTGGACTGATAATACGTTTACCATAAGAAAAGAAAACAGCATCCTAATTCCCCTTTGTGACAACAAGAATTGTTTTGAATAAAATCTTCGATGATTTATTCCATTATCTTATATCATCTATTAATACTCAATTAGTAACTTACCAGTCCTAATACAGGGGACATCTGAGAGTTTATTGATACTACTTCCAGTACCTAATTACGAGTTTTCCAATCCAAATTAAGATATAAAATAGCATGAGACGTCAGTTTTCACTTCCGTTAAGCAAAAGCCGTTTTCCCGACCTGAAGCGACTTTCTTTTGCCTTACAGGCAGCTCAAGTAGGAACCTGGGATTTGGATTTGGAACGAAGGCAAATCTGGTGGGATGAGCGATGCCGAGAACTGCACGGGTTTATTAAAGAAGTAGAAGTTCCCTATAAAACGTCATTAGAGTACATCCACCCCGACGATCAAAAACGGGTAGATCAGGCGGTTGCCTGGGCCCTAAATCCCAAATCTCTAGGTGACTACGAGATTGAATTCAGAACCATTGGTGGCGAAGATTATAAGCTACGTTGGGTACATAGCAAGGGACAGGCCTTTTTTGACGAAAACGGAAAGCCCTATCGCTTTTCAGGCATTATTCAGGACATCACCTCGCTGGTACAGGCCCGTCAGCAATTAGAGGCTAGCGAACGCCACTGGCGTAGCATGATTGAAAATTCTCCGGCCCCTACCGCCGTGCTCATCGGACGTGAAATGAACGTTCAGGCTTCTAATAAAGCAATGCTTGAAATCCTCGGTAGAGATGAAACTATTGTAGGCAAAAACCTTCTTGACGCTATTCCTGAATTTGAAAGTCAACCGATGGTCGGCCTGGCCCTAAAAGTTTATGAAACGGGTTACATTTATCATGATCCGGAAGGCGGAGTGGCTATTTTGAAAGACAGCTGTTTACAAGAATATTGGTTTAACTACACCTACACGCCATTAGTCAACGAGAAGAAAAAGACATACGGCGTAATGGTTACAGCGATTGATGTTACAGCCCTGGTACACGCTCGCCGTCTATTAGAAGATAAGTAGAATCACTTTAAGATCTAAACCTAATTACATGAGGCCTACAGATCAAAATTCTTACAACAGATTCTCTACAAAGTCAACGTCATAAAATGTGGCTTTCCTATATTTAAATCAATCTTTAAATCTTCATCAAGATTATATTAGTGACTAAAAGTTTTTAGCCTTTTTTCCTTGCTTATAAATCTCATTGGCTTGGATACTAAGATACTTGTAACTTATATAATCTTGCTGAAATTTTAAAGGTACCTAATCCGCAAGCTAAGCTACCCAACTCCATTTTTTCCCTAACACACTCTGAGTTAACCCAATAGGATTATTCGTAAATCGCTCCTAACGGGAACCAAGACACTTTGCTTGCCGTTTGTTAATCTTAATTCTTGTACAAATCTGTCATTACTTAGTAATATTTTGTACTTTTTTTAGGTAATGGTATAGCCTTTTAAGGTATACAGAAAAAATATAGCTCAATGTATAGGTTGATCTGAATATCTTTTCATCTGATTCTACTATAATGTTGATCAAATTTATCATTAGCTAATTCAGAATTAGCTCATTTTTGGTCCAGTGACGTTTTAGATTCAGGAAAATTCATACGATTGCTGGTAAAGAACGTGGTGATTTGATTGACATTTGGTAGTAAAATACTCTAGATTGTTAAAAATAAAGCGATTATAAACTATTGTTAACATTTATTGATCATATTTGACGTATAGTCTTAATTGATTTACTTGTAAACACTTGTATTACCCAAACCCCTTTTGGTTTCCGGAAGGGGTTTATTGCGGGGCTTTTCTTGCTTTTCCTTTCTCTATCACAGCTTTTTCTACTAGGATGTAGTCCGTACATCTACAGTTGCTTTATTTCCTATCCAATGATCAGAGGAATTTTCTCATAGAATTCTTAAATTTGCGAATTATTTGAAAAAGGATTAGTATAACCTCATTGGCCTTGCTGGTGAGGTTTATTGTAGTCGGCGAAAAGAATGCATTTTGGACCGAATTTAACTTGAAAAAAATCGTTAGTACTAGCTGAGTTATAGTCTGAATACGAACTCATTAGTGTTTATCGAAGCGATCATTCCCTTATTATCCCCCCTATGCTTGATTTCATTGCGATAGATTTTGAAAATGCTAATAATGCTAGATCCAGTGCCTGCTCTTTAGGCATTGCAGTGATAGAGAAAGGTGTTATTACCGATGTAAAGCATTGGTATATTAAGCCCTATCCCTTCGAAATGGGCTATTATCAGCAACGTGTCCATAAGATTACGCTTGAATCCCTTACCCTTGCTCCTGCTTTCGATGAGCTTTGGCCAGAAGTCCTTCCGTATTTAGAAGGCAAAACGGTACTTGCCCATAATGCGGCGTATGATTTAAACCTGTTACGGGGATTATTTGAGCACTATCACTTGTCTATTCAGGCCCTGCAATACGCTTGTACCGTAGACATGGCTCGTAGCACCTGGCCAAATGAACCGAAGCATTCGCTGGGTTACCTGGCTTATTATAACCAGCTCACATTCACGCACCACCGGGCCGATGATGATGCACGTGTCTGTGCCCAGCTGGCCCTACGGATGGCTGAGTTACACGAAGCAGCCGATCTTGACGACCTCATTTACCGTACCAAGGTCAGCAAGCGGAACTTCGACGGTACCTATGCTACCTTAAAGCCTCAGCCTCGTACGCGACGAAATACGCCTTTCATTCCGAACTTGCATACAGCAATAAACCATTCACACCCGTTTTACGGAAAATCAGTCGTATTTACGGGTGACCTTAGTGCGTTGGGACGTACGGAAGCTCAGCAGCTGGTCTGGCAGTGTGGTGGTATTGCGGCGAAAAATCTTTCTTACGCTACCCACTATATGGTCGTCGGTAAACAGAATGCTCAGTTAGTGGGGGAAGAACTGATATCTTCCAAAATGAAAAAAGCGGAAGAACTCCTCAGCCGTGGTTTTCCGCTGGTTATTCTGAATGAAGAAGAATTTCTGGCCATGTTGTAAGTGTTTTATTTGGCTTTAAATACCCATTTTTTTTCGGTAATGAGTGCCTGTTGCATGGCGTTAAACAATTCTTTATCGTCTTTAAAGATCATCTGATCTACCTCGTAGCTTTCTACTTCTACGGTGAATGCCTTTTGCATGAACGGCCAGGGCTCTACCCCAACCGTTCCACTACTCCGTTGAAAGATATAGTAACTGGTGCCATCGGGACCGGGACTGATTTCCAAGCGACGTTCACCCGCCGGAATCTGGTCCTGGCAAAGAATCAACGATAAAGCATCGCACCACTGGATAAAGCTGTACGCGTATTCAGCCTGCTCCTGGGTAATCTGATAATGAGCACACCAGTCTTTCTGATTTCGCTTCTGTTCGTCCAGGAAGTCATTCAATTCCTTACTGACTCCCCGTTTGGGTTCGTACAGGTATGAGGTATGCATGGATACCATCAGGGCGTTCCAGCGGCTTTTTTCCAGACCAATCTGAATGACGTTACGACACTGCTCGACGGAATACTCCATCATTTGAAAATTCAGCGGTGCTCCCGCTTCATTCAAGTGGTTTTTGCCTTCCCAGGGTTCCTGTCCATCATCATGTTCGGTAAGAGCCACAATGGTCTTGATCCAGTGCATGGGCCTCTTCTTAACGGGCCACTGTAGGGCTAACTGAAGAG
Coding sequences within it:
- a CDS encoding DUF3891 family protein — its product is MIVKPTSSGWEIIHQQAHGMLALQLALQWPVKKRPMHWIKTIVALTEHDDGQEPWEGKNHLNEAGAPLNFQMMEYSVEQCRNVIQIGLEKSRWNALMVSMHTSYLYEPKRGVSKELNDFLDEQKRNQKDWCAHYQITQEQAEYAYSFIQWCDALSLILCQDQIPAGERRLEISPGPDGTSYYIFQRSSGTVGVEPWPFMQKAFTVEVESYEVDQMIFKDDKELFNAMQQALITEKKWVFKAK
- a CDS encoding PAS domain-containing protein — encoded protein: MRRQFSLPLSKSRFPDLKRLSFALQAAQVGTWDLDLERRQIWWDERCRELHGFIKEVEVPYKTSLEYIHPDDQKRVDQAVAWALNPKSLGDYEIEFRTIGGEDYKLRWVHSKGQAFFDENGKPYRFSGIIQDITSLVQARQQLEASERHWRSMIENSPAPTAVLIGREMNVQASNKAMLEILGRDETIVGKNLLDAIPEFESQPMVGLALKVYETGYIYHDPEGGVAILKDSCLQEYWFNYTYTPLVNEKKKTYGVMVTAIDVTALVHARRLLEDK
- a CDS encoding exonuclease domain-containing protein, whose amino-acid sequence is MLDFIAIDFENANNARSSACSLGIAVIEKGVITDVKHWYIKPYPFEMGYYQQRVHKITLESLTLAPAFDELWPEVLPYLEGKTVLAHNAAYDLNLLRGLFEHYHLSIQALQYACTVDMARSTWPNEPKHSLGYLAYYNQLTFTHHRADDDARVCAQLALRMAELHEAADLDDLIYRTKVSKRNFDGTYATLKPQPRTRRNTPFIPNLHTAINHSHPFYGKSVVFTGDLSALGRTEAQQLVWQCGGIAAKNLSYATHYMVVGKQNAQLVGEELISSKMKKAEELLSRGFPLVILNEEEFLAML